A stretch of the Haloplanus aerogenes genome encodes the following:
- a CDS encoding 50S ribosomal protein L14 — protein sequence MEALKADITRGLAKGSLINCADNTGARQLKVISVAGYSGTKNRHPKAGIGDKVTVSVTKGTPEMRRQVLEAVVVRQRKPIRRPDGTRVKFEDNAAVVIDDMEEPRGTEIKGPVAREVAERFGSIASTATMIV from the coding sequence ATGGAGGCCCTGAAAGCCGACATCACCCGTGGCCTCGCCAAGGGGTCGCTGATCAACTGCGCCGACAACACCGGCGCACGTCAGTTGAAGGTCATCAGCGTTGCGGGCTACTCCGGAACCAAGAATCGACACCCCAAAGCGGGAATCGGCGACAAGGTGACCGTCTCGGTCACCAAGGGTACGCCGGAAATGCGCCGGCAGGTGCTGGAGGCGGTCGTCGTCCGCCAGCGCAAGCCCATTCGCCGCCCCGACGGCACGCGCGTCAAATTCGAGGACAACGCCGCCGTCGTCATCGACGACATGGAAGAGCCTCGCGGGACCGAAATCAAGGGTCCCGTGGCGCGTGAAGTCGCCGAACGCTTCGGGAGCATCGCATCGACAGCGACCATGATCGTATGA
- a CDS encoding 30S ribosomal protein S8 — MAGNDPLSNALSGLDNAESVGHLSHTVQPASNVIGSVLEVFYDRGYIDGFEFVDDGKAGRFEIELKGAINQCGVVKPRYSAGADEFEKWEKRYLPARDYGALVVTTSHGVMSHYEAREQGIGGQVIAYVY, encoded by the coding sequence ATGGCAGGGAACGACCCCCTCTCGAACGCGCTCTCGGGACTCGACAACGCCGAGAGCGTGGGACATCTGTCCCACACGGTACAGCCCGCCTCGAATGTGATCGGCTCCGTACTCGAGGTCTTCTACGACCGCGGGTACATCGACGGCTTCGAGTTCGTCGACGACGGTAAGGCCGGTCGCTTCGAGATCGAACTGAAAGGTGCGATCAACCAGTGTGGCGTCGTCAAGCCCCGCTACTCCGCGGGCGCCGACGAGTTCGAAAAGTGGGAGAAGCGGTATCTCCCCGCCCGCGACTACGGGGCACTCGTCGTCACGACCAGTCACGGCGTCATGAGCCACTACGAGGCCCGCGAACAGGGCATCGGTGGCCAGGTGATCGCGTACGTCTACTAG
- the rplX gene encoding 50S ribosomal protein L24, whose protein sequence is MTRQPRKQRTQKRNAPLHERHDQVRATLADDLREEYGQRSVRVNAGDTVEVLRGDHAGEEAEVLAVDLKDEVVHVEGVTVEKADGEEVPRPLDASNLRVTDLDLEDGRRQERLEADSE, encoded by the coding sequence ATGACTCGACAGCCACGCAAACAGCGCACACAGAAACGGAACGCGCCCCTGCACGAGCGACACGACCAGGTTCGAGCCACGCTGGCCGACGACCTCCGCGAGGAGTACGGCCAGCGGAGCGTCCGCGTCAACGCGGGCGACACCGTCGAAGTGCTCCGCGGCGACCACGCCGGCGAGGAAGCCGAGGTGCTCGCAGTGGATCTCAAAGACGAAGTCGTCCACGTCGAGGGTGTGACCGTCGAGAAGGCCGACGGCGAAGAAGTGCCGCGGCCACTCGACGCGAGCAACCTCCGCGTGACGGACCTCGATCTGGAAGACGGCCGCCGGCAGGAGCGACTGGAGGCGGATAGCGAATGA
- a CDS encoding 30S ribosomal protein S4e has translation MTRHQKRLSVPKSWPVERKTATWTVKAGAGPHGEAGVPLLIVLRDVLGYVDSRKEANYALNQNGVLVNGDVPSSVERPIGMFDILSFVEREEFYRVFPDEGGRLSLTPIDADAAESRLGKIVRKTQVTGGDVQLTLHDGANVRVDADAEYATGDSLVIDNETKDIVAHFVYEEGALVTAVAGSHAGEIGTIDDITVTPGSGDNVVTVSQDDGAFETIEEYVVVIDENFTESDDE, from the coding sequence ATGACGCGACATCAGAAACGACTCTCGGTACCGAAGTCCTGGCCGGTCGAACGGAAGACTGCGACGTGGACGGTCAAAGCCGGTGCCGGCCCGCACGGCGAGGCAGGGGTTCCCCTGCTCATCGTCCTGCGGGACGTGCTCGGCTACGTCGACTCGCGGAAGGAAGCCAACTACGCCCTGAACCAGAACGGCGTGCTCGTCAACGGGGACGTCCCGTCGAGCGTCGAGCGCCCCATCGGGATGTTCGACATCCTCTCCTTCGTCGAGCGCGAGGAGTTCTACCGGGTGTTCCCGGACGAGGGCGGTCGGCTCTCGCTGACCCCCATCGACGCCGACGCGGCCGAGAGCCGCCTCGGCAAGATCGTCCGCAAGACGCAGGTCACCGGCGGCGACGTGCAGCTCACGCTCCACGACGGCGCGAACGTTCGCGTCGACGCGGACGCCGAGTACGCCACCGGCGACTCGCTCGTCATCGACAACGAGACCAAGGACATCGTCGCCCACTTCGTCTACGAGGAGGGCGCGCTCGTGACGGCCGTCGCCGGCAGCCACGCCGGCGAGATCGGCACGATCGACGATATCACGGTCACGCCGGGGAGCGGCGACAACGTCGTCACCGTCTCCCAGGACGACGGCGCCTTCGAGACCATCGAGGAGTACGTCGTCGTGATCGACGAGAACTTCACGGAGAGTGATGACGAATGA
- a CDS encoding 30S ribosomal protein S14 — protein sequence MSESESQNERDVTGEHASPRTDDRHQCRRCGRKQGLVGKYDIFLCRQCFREVARDMGFKKYR from the coding sequence ATGAGCGAAAGTGAATCACAGAACGAGCGCGACGTGACCGGTGAGCACGCCTCGCCGCGGACCGACGACCGCCACCAGTGTCGTCGGTGCGGGCGCAAGCAGGGACTCGTCGGCAAGTACGACATCTTCCTGTGTCGGCAGTGCTTCCGCGAGGTCGCGCGCGACATGGGCTTCAAGAAGTATCGATAA
- a CDS encoding 50S ribosomal protein L5, translated as MSDAESADFHEMREPRIEKVVVHMGVGEGGRELADAEEILEDVTGQQSVRTQARRTVQEFNIREGDPIGAKVTLRGDDAADFLDTALTLVDLSAAQFDETGNFSFGIEEHTEFPSQEYDPNVGIYGLDVTVNMVRPGYRVAKRDKVSRSIPSGHRLDAADAIAFLEANFDVEVTQ; from the coding sequence ATGAGCGACGCCGAATCGGCGGACTTCCACGAGATGCGCGAACCGCGGATCGAGAAGGTCGTCGTCCACATGGGCGTCGGCGAAGGTGGTCGCGAACTCGCGGACGCCGAGGAGATCCTGGAAGACGTGACGGGGCAGCAGAGCGTGCGGACGCAGGCCCGGCGCACGGTTCAGGAGTTCAACATCCGCGAGGGCGATCCCATCGGTGCGAAGGTGACGCTCCGCGGCGACGACGCCGCGGACTTCCTCGACACCGCCCTCACGCTGGTCGACCTCTCGGCCGCGCAGTTCGACGAGACGGGCAACTTCAGCTTCGGCATCGAGGAACACACGGAGTTCCCGAGTCAGGAGTACGATCCGAACGTCGGCATCTACGGGCTCGACGTGACGGTCAACATGGTCCGACCGGGCTACCGCGTCGCCAAGCGCGACAAGGTCTCTCGGTCGATCCCGTCGGGGCACCGCCTCGACGCCGCGGACGCGATTGCCTTCCTCGAAGCTAACTTCGACGTGGAGGTCACGCAATGA